GCGAAGGCCGAATTGAACCCAATGATTGCATGAAGTCTCTCATTAACCAGAATGATGAAGTTGTGCCTGCCCCTGAACCACATAAATATTGGCAATTTGATAACTATATGCCTTGGGTGGTGGCGCAATATTTCGACCAATTAGCATTACCGCCATTTACAGGCGAATGCAGGTGCATAGATCCCGAAACAGGCCAGGTAAAGGCGAGGATAGAGATCCGTTCGAACACCGAGTACGTTTGTGACATAACCCAAAAGGTGTTCCTCCACCGTACGAACCCTATTCCAGGCCCTTGGTGTTCGGTTGTGCTTCACCCTGGCAGTACGTTGACCATAAAAGTGCCGATACAGAAGGTTTATCGGAAATCTTTTGACGGTTCGCCCACTGTTTCATTCTCACAAATGATGTCTCTCTATGCTTTCGAAACTGCATTCTTGCCGAAGGACCTGATGACGCTACGGCAACTACAAACAATTTATAACCTTGCAAGTTACGACGAAATTCCGTACACCCAAACTCTTGTTGGTGATGCCCTCGAGTTGGACGTTTCACAAATTAGTAGAGGGTTGGTGAAGTTGAAGTATCATATGGGCAGACCTCTGGCGTTACGAAGAGAACACAACTCGTTCCTCTATCATTGGACAGTAAGATCAAGAAACGTGAACATTCATGAAAGTATAAGCGCCGCCATCAATGTGGCCTTTGCTTTCACGCATCACTACCATGCTGTTGGTTGCGATCGTGGGCCACAAAACCTATTCGCACCAAGCATTAGCAAGTTGTTTTGTTCAACTAAACGGTGGGGTAATGGTATCGGGGAAACGTACGAGTGCACGTACGATTTAACTATGGGCATTTTGTGGGCTGGAATCCACTGCAAGCCCGATGAGGAGCTTTTGCCATCAAACTGTGACTCCGCGGTATATGATTTTTACTCAAATGGCGCTGTGCCATTGCCTACGACTGTGCAGCATGCGACGGCCATCCGTATACTAGGCTTTCAAACGTTAGGTTTTAAAGACCATAATGCACCTACCAGTATTGGTTGCATATGTgtcgaccaaagtggctaCGAAAAGTCCAGGCTTATTTTTGAGACAAACGATTACGCAGGGCGTAGGTACACAGTAAATGACGGGGAGCTGATTAACATTTCACATTCTTATAGGTTGCTGCCTTGGCATGAGATTGGATTAACTGGTGGGTTGCCCACATCACCCGAATACCTCGTGTTAAACAACGTATCTCAAGAAGTAATTACTTTGAGAGGAGGTAAAGTGTTGTTCGTACGCTGTAGTGTTGCACATGGTGCGCACGAAGACGTAAATGACGATAATATACGGCCTATGTGGTTGCCCGCGTCCTTTCGAACTTCCCATTATATAACAATGCAGACTCCCGATGGGCCTGAATTTGTTCTTGCGGCACACAGCGATTCAATTGCTACTACACCGGGTGGCTTCGAAGTCTTTACAATCATTTCCACGGCAAGAAATTACGAGCTAGGCATCAAATCGAGTAGAAAAGCCGTGATTGTATCTAAGGATCCGCTTCATACGCACGAAGTGCCCATGACATTTGTCTGTGTTAAGACACCAGAACAATCTGATTTTTCCGTAGTCACAGGTGATGCGTTAACTTCAGGTGAAGATGTACAGCGAAATGTTCGTAAAATTGAATCGCCGCATGGATATAAGTGGAATGTCGTCAAAATTAAGCTCAAAATAACAGACCCGTATATGCACGGCTGCGGAGTCACATACGAGTCGGCTAATTTATTCAAACCTGAGACACCGCCCATCTACGATTTCCACGGACGACAAATCGGTTGCACGATAGACCTTCAAGCTGCTAAGGAAGCggcgttctactgcccagcaccgtacGTTTTCGACCCGCCCAACTGCTTCTACCAAGTCTCGGTGAACGGTGAAGTGAAGAACATAAGCTATGTCAGCACTTCGTTGGTACCATCTCGCACTAATCATTTTGTCACACTGAAGTTAAATGGCAACCGTGTAGGACCCGGGGAGGAGCTGCGCCAGTCGCCGCCACTTGAATGCCGATGCATCACTATCAAGGGTGTAGTCCTGTCtaccatccagatcgagaactactactccAAGGAATGGGTAGCTCAGATGTAGTAAACATTTCTGTCAATGACAgagtttaattgtcatagttcGTGTTGGTGTCTGATGATATCAGAGGAAGTTACCGTTAAGGATCCTAAATGCTTACGTCTGTCTCGAATTGAAAATCTTCTTGGGTTAACACATCTATTTATAATTAGTGTAAACCCCCATCTACCATTAAATTAACATGAATTATAAAAAGGGTACTAACTTTTGTTGTGCGACCTAAATTAAGACACTGCGGTGCGGACGGCTCCTTATATTTTCACGAATCAGAATTTCCGCAATGTCATATACACGCAAAATGCATGATATGTGCGACCTGTCACTCTAGTTCAGCAAATCCACTGATGTTGATATGTGACCATGGTGCAGTGGCTGCTCACATTGGAGCAGCCGTACTAGTATATGCTGAGGTGAATTGGTTTGCTCATCAAACCTTAACAGAGAGCCACACAATATTCTCTATAATACTAGAATGAACCATAGTAGTTTTTGCAAAATACCAGCTTTTAACTCCCATTGAACATAGTGACAGCTCAAGGCCGGATAGGATGGGAGGGCTAACATACCAATACGTGGGTATCAAGGATGTTGCAGGCACATATGTTGGATTCACCTTTTatcacagcagcgtcaTTGAACATCATTTATGTTGGTCAGAGGTCATTATGCGGGTATATAACATCCCACCTGTATGTCCAGTAAGAACCCGAATGCGGGCGGGGTTGCCAGCCAGAGGCCAGCATATTTGTGGTAAATATTCCGATATACAGTTACCTCCTGAACATGAATTACGATCTTATTCAGTTGGAGAGACAGCAAATGAGAAATGAAATGAGGCGATGTAGTTACCTTCAGTTGAATTGCCAGCTAATCTGGACTTCCGAAAGGTATCGCTAATTGAACGGAGACCATCGCAGTTAGAAATCCCTTATGTCGCTGCACTTTATAAAATGCAGGGCCCTGTCGGACCGTCTGACGCGTGGTTGAGCAGTCACGTTCATTGGGATGTCATGGGGATAAAAGCTGGACCATTTGGTCTCAAATCGGCGCACCGGTTAAAACACCACGCATAATAACCAGATAAATAAATCTTGATTATCCTTATAGGAAGCCGTGGTGCTGGAAATATTCGTCGGATGTTATGCGCAAAGTGTCGTTACTACGGATGAGAGCATAGGCGTATCGCAGGTAACGAATTCAGGCCGTAATTGTCACCCGTTATCGGTCGAGAAGCACTCGAGACAAATCTACTGTAACCAGTTCTAACAGAAAACAGTTATGTCAATTGGGGAATGCAGTGCAAAAAGTGTTGGTACCCTTCATTAGGTGACAGATGTGTTCATAATGCACAGGACACAGGGGATGACGTAGGTTTCGTAAGAAACCCCGAACACCTTGTGACGACCTTTTAAACATCAGAGACAGTTCAAAAATTCACTACTGTATATACGGTTGGTGTTTGTCATTCGTGTCTGAGATGTACATAAACAGTGACTCGCGTTATGCGAGCTGCATGTCACGTTAATTTGGTAGATATGGATGAGATTCGATGTCACGGTAAACATTGCGCCCCCGATATTTGCCTATTTGCTGTGTATGTGGATTGTTAGATTGCGGTAAAGCGCAATTGTATTAGAAGACAAAGTCTTTCAGTTGTGCCTCCTGGCCATTGAGACACAGGTAGTTAAATACGCGGTATGTTTCGTATACTGACCTGTGGATACATCAAACATTTCAGGGACGTATAGAATCCGTACAACGTAACGATACTGtacaaaatggtgtacaattcgttgactgaagctcctcgcaacctcaaggagggcattgactggCTGATAGCATTGAGAGGAACGGATGCGAAAAAAAACATAATTGCTTTGGGTTCTGCAGTCTACGATTTGCTTGCTGACGCGCCTGTAGGCAATATGAAGCTGCCAACTCTCGAAGAAGTTAAACTTATTACAAAGGAGTTTTTAGAGAAGCCGGAGATTAAGGGCCGGTGGTTCGCAAGCAGGTTGCTACAAAAATTTAATGAGCCAAGACGAACACCAAATCTACACTTTAAACGCCTCTTTAATAAATACAAGAGCGATTATCACAACGTTGTGCAAAAAAAGGAATTACAGCGCAAAGACATGGGATTGTACTTGGGCCGCGTTGTGTATGGTTGTGACACACTGGTGAAACATATGAAAGTTCCTGACCAATACGAGTCGGCTTACAGTTCAGAAGCGTCATGGGATGCGTCGTGTAGTCGGCACCCAGCAGCCTGTGCAGTGGTATTCGTGGGCATTGCACCTATGTTATATGCAGGTCTATACTCATTGAAGTATGTGACATCAATTGCACTTACCAACGAGTCGAATAATACGGTGAGGGAGCGTCTGGCTGAACTCTTAAGTGCAGTTGGTTATGACGAGTCGTACAGGCGCCCCCGGATGAAAATTTCATATATATTCGAGGCGTTAAAAGACGTCGATAAAGATGTGTTGGACATACTCTACGACTTCTCAggattctgggctttctatggACTGGAAAGTAGTGTATCTGAAGGTGAAACATCTGAGGAAACGACAGTACGTACAAAAACTCGCAAGTTCTACATGGGACAAATGATAAAACATGGGATACCAGGGGTTGACGTGGACATGGGTTTACTACATGCTTGGAATACCAAACATAATAATAAGCCCAGCAAGATACACAATGCGCTCGGGTCGGGTAACATGTATTACCCCGGTACGCCCACAGTATCTGATTTAGGAGCGGCTATTCCACTTTGATGGGCTACATGTCATGTTTATTCGTCTTGTCGTAGGGACTCTTCTCACACCGCTTATTAAGTATGTGTTGATATAAGTGTAAATCCCCTACGCCTATTGTTGTAAACTGCTAATCGGTTAAACTAATAAGTACAGCAGTAAACAATGCCGTGGACGTATTTATAAGCTTATTAGTGGCCGAAGTTCAGGATTCCGCCCGGCAATCCGCCCATATCGGTAAATAGTGGGAATATTTGACAATCCATCCGTATGTCTGAGGAAGACCATCAGCATCGTGCATATCGGAATGACTAATCAAAACCGTCTTGTGTCAGAGACATGAGGAGGCGAAATCACGGAGACGGCGGAGTATCTCAGATGAACAGTTTCGAACCAAGTGCCTAGTTTCAATGCGCGAATCCATCCGACGTGGAACACGAAACCCAGGCTACTATGACTGTGAATAGTCACATTGCCCAAACTAGATAAATTCCGTTTTGGATGGCACCTGTTATGGTTGGCAACGGAACGACGTGGAACCCGCACAAGTATCGGCGTGAGGCGGTAGCCCCGCGAAATCCAAAACCGcccctaggcacgtagccacaaaGCACACTATATAATGAGAGAACATAATAAGAGGTATAACCTTTCTCAACAGAATATGGATATGTTAATTCGCACCCATCGATGACTTCGTCCTATACGCGTTTAGTTACCATAATCACAAAGGGAGAGATTCGATTTACTAGATCCGACAGCCTCGTACCTCCATCTGATCCCAGTTGCTCAGGTATATTTTGCTCGCACCGTCGAACTATTTCTTTTTTTCCGTTGGTCAATCAATGTAGCGACATAACACGGCTTCAACATTTTTAATTTGCTTTAATGAACTTGGATATACAGCACCCGTTAAAACCTTAACGCATTTTCGTGAATTCAGCCTGTTACTATGGCGTTAAACGCCAGACAACATTGCGAAAACGAAACAGAAGCCAGTTTTCTGCTAACTCAAAAGTGCGCATACACCTTTCAAAGCGGTATTATATATAGAATTAGAGGCTGCTCTCCATTTATGTTCCGATATGCAACGCTGGCTCACGGAATCGGCCATGTTTGCCAAATTAAACTAACAGCGTTTTGAAAACTCTAACAAATACAGCTTGTAAATAACCAACCTACATAATTTAAATACCTACTAACATACGTGTATGATTATGGGAAGCTTTTAAGGGCGTGTTCCAACGTGTACATCTCGGCCATGCTTCTGAAGCCCACTATGTCGCCGGACCTGATCAGGTTCCCAGCATCACAATTCAAAGGACTATCAGCATTGGGGTCGTCCAAGATATATGAGACGCCGCGGCATAGGTACTGCAAAGTCCACGCTGGGCTCCAATTGGATTTTAGGACGTCCATGCACAGTTCCCCTGCAAAATCTTAACCAATTCGAATGGACATAATAGCCCAGACAACGTTCCGTAATGCAGACAATGCATGTAGATAACACTATTAACTGTTAATAACACAAAGCTCAAGCAAACCTTAAAACTATTtttagatgcgatttgacgGTACGGTTAAAACCGATACACAATAAATGACACATACCCGTTTCGAAGTTTATGTTGGGATGAAAACACTTCGTCACAAATGAGACCACTGGAGGGTTGATCGGATAGTTTGGCGGGCAAAGTATGTTCAACTTAAAAATGCCCTTCTGTACAGTATTACTAATCACCAGGTATGCATCTCTCACCTCATAAGGACTCTTACATGGTCCCTTTATGTATGCATACCAATGATGCACGTTTGATCCAACCAACATTAATCGCATATTTGGGTCATCCATTCGACTAGATTCCTTAAGCTCCTTTAGGAGCCGGCTTCGCGCCAGAGCCATTCTTGAGCACACGGGAACGCTTCAATCTTCTGCCGCACCTATCGTACCCGTCGCCTCCCATAGTAGATCGGCGCAGATTGACCAGAGCCGACGTAGAGGCTCGAATGGAGTGCCTCACCCGTCTCAATCGCGCAACTGCCAGTATATTACATCGACATGAAAATCACTTCTTATTTCACTATCATAAAACAGGAGAGTATTATTTCCTGAGGGTTTAAAATTACCTATACGATGGACATTGATATTATAATCGCTAATCTCGCCCTTCACCGAGCTCTTCAACTTCTGCGAGCAAAATTAGATCTTGCCATGTATGACGGCAGGTAATAACAACGTAACGATGTGTAATAAAAATATAGAGCTTGGTGACAATTGTTCCGGCGGCTCACCTCGAACTTCCGTTCTATCTCACGCGACTTCCGGAAGACCTCTTGGTGGTACTGCTGACTGGGCAACGCACGCCTAACCATCTGATTCAGCGTCACCCATTTGAGATTTGAGTTCCCAAACGAAATTCATGTGTACGAACCAGTTTCAGTGCTGTTAGATGGGTCCGCTGTTGCAGCGCCACGAAATCCCTAACGTAGTCGACCCTGGCGTTATTGCGTGCCGTGCGAAACGAACTCACATGACGTTTACCGCAAGGAATGATTATGAGGTAATAACGGCCAAATCTATCGTCAGACGTCGCTGTTATAGTTGTCAACGTATTGGTGTGTCCGACGTTTCTCGATATTTTACGTCACACAGAGAGGAAAAATTGACAGCTGCAGCGGGTCAAACATACCCTATCGTATCATCGTATCGACATATGCGGTGTTTGACCATGCCGACGCCCTAAGTAATATACTCAGGCAGTTGATTGTGGCTGTATGTGACACCCTGTCCAGAAAAGGGCAGTGAAACGGAGGCAACACCGCGTGCTAGAATGACAAACTATTGCACTTTAATTCACAATGTACATATGTTTAATTAAATATAAACACATACGACTCGTATTCATCTGAATTGGTCGACACCACAGTGTGCCTTGCATCACGGAGTGACATGGCGACACCACTTCAGGCGCAGCAATACGTCCATCTTTTTGCGGCCTGTTCAGGCTGAAAAATCGAATGATAGTTTACCAACACGGTGTGTATATGACCGAGTGGCCATAATTTGCATGGAACCTCAGTTTCAATTGCTCGGACACACCCCCTCGACCCTGTAGGCTAGGCATCTTACGGACGGCGCAGACAACGATGGTGAGCAGCGCCTAAGGAGAAGGAACCTAATTGGGGATCATACTTGGAGGTGCCCAAAGCGCGCGGCGAAGTCCGTAAACACCAAGCAGTGTCGCACGTGCGAAACACTGCGAACGCGTCGTAGGCAAGCCTACCGGGCGTCTCGTGCGTGTGTGATTACAAACTACATTACCCGTGAAAGGGCGTAGATTGGGTCAAGATGTTGATAAAGTGCAAGACCAAGAGCCCTAGGGTGAAGGGTATCACCTTCCACCCTAGCCTACATTTCCTCCTGGCATCGATGCACTCGGGTGAAATCCAGCTCTGGAACTACCTGAACTCGTCACTGGTCGACGTTTTCGAGTACCATGAGGGGCCGGTGCGCGGTATCGACTTCCACCCGCTGCAGCCGCTGTTTGCCAGTGGTGGAGACGATACGAATGTCGTCGTGTGGGACTTCAAACAGAAGAAAATGCTCTTTGCGATGTCAGGGCACAATGATTACGTCAGAACAGTGCAGTTCCACCCAAACTATCCGTGGATTGTATCGTCATCAGATGACCAAACTGTTAGGATTTGGAACTGGCAGGGCAGGAGCTGCATCAGCGTTCTGCAAGGGCACATGCATTACGTGATGTGCGCCAGGTTCCATCCGAGTAAGGACCTACTCGTGTCAGCCAGTTTGGATCAGACTGCGAGGATATGGGACATCACCCAGCTCCGTGAGAAGAATTGCGCAATACAAGGCGTAGTCGGGCAATCGGGATCTAACCTGCTCTCCAATGTGCATATGATTAGTTGTGGCAATGGTCACTCGGCACAATCGGATTTAGGCAGGAAAACGGACAGAGTGCCCTTCACCGATGTCACCTGTCTATACACACTTGTTGGACACGAGAAGGGGGTCAACTGGGCTGTTTTCCACGATGTTCTACCGTGCGCCATAACTGCTAGTGATGACAAAACCATCCGCGTGTGGAGGTTCAACGGGCCGAATATCTGGCAAACCAATATTCTGAAGGGGCACACCAACAATATCTGCTCGCTGATTATGCATCCGAACAACATCAACTACCTGCTGTCGGTATCCGAAGATAAGTCCATAAAGGTCTGGGACACGAAGAAGTGGACGCTGGCGCACACCTTCATGTTGGAAAAGGACCGATTCTGGATTGTGCAAAGTGCCAAAGACTCCAACTACATTGCTGCCGGCCATGATTCGGGCTTGATCGtatttaagctcttcaaaGAAAGGCCCATCGTAACTGTCGTCGGCAACACGCTTTATTACGTGTGGAACGATTCCATTTACTCCAGCAACATTGAGAAGGAGCTGGAGTTGAGCAGAGAAGAGGCGAAGAAGTCCACGCCGGAGGTTGCTGAAGTCAAGGAGCATAGGTGCGTTAGACACTGTGCGGCCCACGATGATCACTCACATGGAATGACTTTGGATGATTTCCTGGGATTCAGCACCTGTATGCATCAAAACTCACTGGAGAACCAAGACAAGTCTCAGATACGGGATGACCTGGTTTTCCCATCACCGTCTGGTGACTTTTGCAAGAAGAATCGCACGAAAATTTTGCTGATAAATGGCGTTGCTGATTCTGAGTCCATCGTTAAGCGCTTTATGACCGCCTTACTGATACAAACGCCGATCCCGCCGGATGTTGGGGCCACTGGCGGTCTCATATTCCCCTTTTCGATGCACTACAATCACTATTGCGCAGACAAGAGCGTGTTCCTCGTGAACTACAATTACAAGGGGAGGTCATTCTACGAAATCATGATCCGCGAAAATGCAACCAACAACCTCAGCGACCATCGGGCAACGTGCCATATCGGGGAAGCCGTGTCGTCGTGCTTCGTATCCCGATCTCTGGTTGCGGCCATCAACCCCTCTGGCAAAATGACGGTGCACAATCTGGATGGAGAGGAGGCGTCTGAGATTGGAATAGACATGAAGTTGGACAAGATCTTTTCAGTCTGCGTAAACATCGTCCTCGTGTGGTCCAGCAGCGAAAACGCGATCGTGTTGTATGACGTTGCCATGAGGAAAACGCTCTGCACAGCACATGGTACACTAGGCAAGCTCTGCGACGTCATCGTCTCCAAATCAAAGAAGCTCATAGCGGCCGTGTACCGCAAGTTCGTCGTGATCTTCGACAGGGACCTGAAGAAGCTTGCCTCCGTCGAAATGCAAGGAAGGGTAAAAACCGCAGCCTGGCATGAAAACAATGCGCTGTTCTTTGCCACCAGCGATCGCATTTATTATCTTATGGTCAATGGCGACTTGGGAGTGATGCGCAGCATAGACAAACCGGTTTACATCATTCGTATCAAGGACAACGCGCTATACGTCATGCAGCGCAACCACAAGTGCTATAAGATGGAAATCGTGTCAAACGAATTTCTCTTCAAAATGGCGCTGTACCATAACAAGATTGAAACAGCCAAGAAACTTATAGAAACGGGGAAGGTACATGGTTACGCCATGGTTTCCTACCTTATTGAAAAGGGCCACCCATCTCTGGCCCGCATGATAATTCGGGATCCCCAGATGAGGTTCGATTTGGCCCTCAGTTGTGGCAACCTCGATGACGCATATGAGGACGCACAGGTTCTGGATGACGTCGAGGCCTGGAAGAGTCTTGGTGACGCGGCATTGGAACAAGGCAATTGCGTCATTTCCGAGGTCGCGTTCCAAAAGGCCAAACTCTTCGAGAAACTCACTATGCTGTACGTGATCACAGGAAACACCATCAAGCTtaagaagatgatgaacatCTGCAAGTTCAGGAACGACATCCCCTCGACTGTTCAGCACGCCCTCTACCTGGGTGACATGGGTGAACTGGCTAATATTCTAAAAGAAAACAAGAAAAGCAAGCTGGCTGAAATATGCGAGGCGACGTACGCCATCAACGGTAAGGCCGCCGAGGGAGGACGGCCAAATACGTTCTATATGGTCCCCCCGCAACCTGTGCACAGAGCTACGGTTGAGAATGTGAACTGGCCTGTGACTCCACTGGAGGCTGTAGTTCGGGAACCTTTGT
This sequence is a window from Babesia bigemina genome assembly Bbig001, chromosome : I. Protein-coding genes within it:
- a CDS encoding ubiquitin-conjugating enzyme E2, putative, which codes for MALARSRLLKELKESSRMDDPNMRLMLVGSNVHHWYAYIKGPCKSPYEVRDAYLVISNTVQKGIFKLNILCPPNYPINPPVVSFVTKCFHPNINFETGELCMDVLKSNWSPAWTLQYLCRGVSYILDDPNADSPLNCDAGNLIRSGDIVGFRSMAEMYTLEHALKSFP
- a CDS encoding WD domain, G-beta repeat domain containing protein, putative, with translation MLIKCKTKSPRVKGITFHPSLHFLLASMHSGEIQLWNYLNSSLVDVFEYHEGPVRGIDFHPLQPLFASGGDDTNVVVWDFKQKKMLFAMSGHNDYVRTVQFHPNYPWIVSSSDDQTVRIWNWQGRSCISVLQGHMHYVMCARFHPSKDLLVSASLDQTARIWDITQLREKNCAIQGVVGQSGSNLLSNVHMISCGNGHSAQSDLGRKTDRVPFTDVTCLYTLVGHEKGVNWAVFHDVLPCAITASDDKTIRVWRFNGPNIWQTNILKGHTNNICSLIMHPNNINYLLSVSEDKSIKVWDTKKWTLAHTFMLEKDRFWIVQSAKDSNYIAAGHDSGLIVFKLFKERPIVTVVGNTLYYVWNDSIYSSNIEKELELSREEAKKSTPEVAEVKEHRCVRHCAAHDDHSHGMTLDDFLGFSTCMHQNSLENQDKSQIRDDLVFPSPSGDFCKKNRTKILLINGVADSESIVKRFMTALLIQTPIPPDVGATGGLIFPFSMHYNHYCADKSVFLVNYNYKGRSFYEIMIRENATNNLSDHRATCHIGEAVSSCFVSRSLVAAINPSGKMTVHNLDGEEASEIGIDMKLDKIFSVCVNIVLVWSSSENAIVLYDVAMRKTLCTAHGTLGKLCDVIVSKSKKLIAAVYRKFVVIFDRDLKKLASVEMQGRVKTAAWHENNALFFATSDRIYYLMVNGDLGVMRSIDKPVYIIRIKDNALYVMQRNHKCYKMEIVSNEFLFKMALYHNKIETAKKLIETGKVHGYAMVSYLIEKGHPSLARMIIRDPQMRFDLALSCGNLDDAYEDAQVLDDVEAWKSLGDAALEQGNCVISEVAFQKAKLFEKLTMLYVITGNTIKLKKMMNICKFRNDIPSTVQHALYLGDMGELANILKENKKSKLAEICEATYAINGKAAEGGRPNTFYMVPPQPVHRATVENVNWPVTPLEAVVREPLCYDDADAGEADIDIVTMEEANQNKPSQVNADIWGTIDEIDSMEYANDSANVTEEAEEQCKIHDSRCRSPLDFISIGETGRALDALERSFGLDDRASLEEILAKAHISSEASHQSQSQYAENWSRILNHEHVAGIMNRGYAHVTAGAFEDAITEFRHALKHWIFLVSAGSRDYIDQCRIYVTAMLLEGERERLAETDTRRSLELAAYFSCCNLLPQHQYLVMRRTMGIMWKAQNYKTAARIVTRLLSQDVSSIEGAEEEMQKAKKIYALCEQKGIETYSLDYDEDDERDLNICTISLVKTQGQPTVQCRFCNAVALEKYVSQICNICRLCKLTR